Below is a window of Enterococcus gilvus ATCC BAA-350 DNA.
TTATTATTTTAGTGTAAACAATTTAAAAATATTGAAGTGAGGAGGTGCGGTATGAGTAAGGTTCTCAAAACCATCTTAATTATTATCTCTCTGGTTTTACTTTCTGTTTTTCTATCCGTTGCAGCAATTTATTACTTTATCGCTTCAAATCCGTTAGACTTCAGCTCATTGCAACAATTCGTTTTAACGAATCAGTACGCTCAGATCTATTTATTCTGGGTAGCAGCAGCTTTAGCCATTGTGACGGTCATCGGTATTTTTGTCATTCTTTTCTATCCAAAGAGAGTCACCAAGTTCAACTTAAAAGAAGATCGTGGACAATTGGCTTTGGATAAGCGGGCAATTGAGGGATATGTTCGGACAAGTATCAAACAGGAAGACTTTATGGACAGTCCCAAAGTCAACGTATCAGCAACAAAAAATAAGATCAGAGTGCACGTTCGTGGGCAGTTGAAGAAAACGTCTGGCTTAGTAGGTAAAACAGATCTCTGGGCTCAGAATGTTGAAACAATGCTTCATGGGTTATTAGGCCCTGAAGAAAAGGTTTCAATTAAAGTTAAAATTCAAGCGCTTGAACCAACACCCGTTGAAACAACAGTGACTCGGCCGCGAGTAGAATAGGAGGAACAGCCATGCAAGAATTTTTGACACGAGACAAATTGCCTGTGATCTTTGGTATCCTCGGTTTTATCTTAGCGGTGCTCTTCTTTACCATCGGCTTTTTTAAAACGATCTTACTTATTGTGATCACAGTCATCGGTGTAGCTCTCGGTACGTATTTAAAGAACAATCATGTTTTAGACGACTATTTAAAGAAATAGGGGCGCACCACACAATCAAAATTGGATAAGCTTTTTCTTTTTGAAAAAGTTCATACATTACTAAACCTAGGAGGAGAAAACAATGGAAAACACAACAATCAAATCAACAGAACCAAAAAAAGAGGTCAAAGGTGAATTAACTTATGAAGACAAAGTAATTCAAAAAATCATTGGTATTGCTTTGGAAAACGTAGACGGACTATTGACCGTAGACGGCGGCTTCTTCTCTAACATCAAAGACAAATTAGTAAACAGCGACGATGTTACTTCTGGTATCAGTACTGAAGTTGGTAAAAAACAAGTTGCTGTTGACATGGATATCGTTGCTGAATACGGCAAGGACATTGACGACATTTACGAACAAATGAAAACATTGATTTCTGAACAAGTCGACAAAATGACTCATTTAGACGTCATCGAAGTAAACGTGAACGTTGTAGACATCAAAACTCGTGAAGAGTATGAAGAAGACAGCGAAACAGTTCAAGATAAAGTAACAAGCGCTGCTCAAACAACTGGTAAATTCGCATCGAAACAAACTAACCGTGCGAAAAGTGCCATTGGCAACCAAACAGACAAAATCAGCGACAACTTAGAATCTGAACCACGCGTCCAATAAACTACTCTTCCCCATCGACTAGCCGAACCTGGCTAGTCTTTTTTGCGAGTTCTACTTCCTGCTTTAGCAGGTTAGTAGAATCGTAGGCGTGGGGACCTGCTTACCATTTTTCGCTTCTTGAAAAATGGTTTCCTTATTTGGAACTAGCTGCGCGTTCTTCTTCCTGCTTTAGCAGGTTAGTAGAATCGTAGGCGGCGTGACCTGCTTGCCATTTTTCGCTTCTTGAAAAATGGGTTCCTTATTTGGAACTAGCTGCGCGTTCTTCTTCCTGCTTTAGCAGGTTAGTAGAATCGTAGGCGGCGTGATTTATCAGATTTTAGTCCTAATCGCGCTAGACAATCCGTTACCTTTCCTCTTCATAAACAAACCCCCCGCCAAGACAAAAAGTGCCTTTGCGGGGGGTTGTTTATATTTCTTGATAGCTTAAAAAGTCGCCGTAGGTCTCTGCTGCTTTCGTGCCTTTGATGATGGCTTGACGAACTGCTTCAACGGCTAAAATCGAGACTGCTTCGAAGCTTGCCTGTATTTGATT
It encodes the following:
- the amaP gene encoding alkaline shock response membrane anchor protein AmaP; the encoded protein is MSKVLKTILIIISLVLLSVFLSVAAIYYFIASNPLDFSSLQQFVLTNQYAQIYLFWVAAALAIVTVIGIFVILFYPKRVTKFNLKEDRGQLALDKRAIEGYVRTSIKQEDFMDSPKVNVSATKNKIRVHVRGQLKKTSGLVGKTDLWAQNVETMLHGLLGPEEKVSIKVKIQALEPTPVETTVTRPRVE
- a CDS encoding DUF2273 domain-containing protein, whose protein sequence is MQEFLTRDKLPVIFGILGFILAVLFFTIGFFKTILLIVITVIGVALGTYLKNNHVLDDYLKK
- a CDS encoding Asp23/Gls24 family envelope stress response protein, with the translated sequence MENTTIKSTEPKKEVKGELTYEDKVIQKIIGIALENVDGLLTVDGGFFSNIKDKLVNSDDVTSGISTEVGKKQVAVDMDIVAEYGKDIDDIYEQMKTLISEQVDKMTHLDVIEVNVNVVDIKTREEYEEDSETVQDKVTSAAQTTGKFASKQTNRAKSAIGNQTDKISDNLESEPRVQ